One segment of Candidatus Cybelea sp. DNA contains the following:
- a CDS encoding DPP IV N-terminal domain-containing protein, with the protein MIDRVSWSPDGRRFLYVARSQDPNENLALLVYDVAAGTTRVWLRSKTFARTPEVAGWSPDGKRVALLAAGDLYAAGAVNPRPRKIAQDVDEAQWAPHGDELAYSHEADLYVAAVGRSVTTRRLTRGGIPDKLLNGSLDWVYPEELGIDHGFRWSPDGSEIAYLTMDERRVTNFPIVDFLTVNNRVAHERYPLAGEANPRVTLRVVSASTATSRLVYDAAARDEYLANFDWVPHRELLEAELLDRRQRAMRVELWRAARGDPTQLYRQTSPTWVDVQPLPFWISAGRSIWLLDRRRAAGVYLRGADGSFRKLSGEYRVSEIYGAGKDGTAYVAAAYPTRRDQSLLAISLQGAVANLTPQRGWHQTVPSPAFNRFVDRFSGLNDPPRMDLGEIPSGPAKNLVAENASLKAALLPARMLQVPSAYGRLDAFEIDPPGFDPAKKWPVVMYVYGGPDAPTTADRFTGLYDQLLAREGFIVFSIDGPASQVDSDDNVRLLFHNFGPGSLLGQEIGAKYLKSLAYVDSRRIGIWGWSFGGYETCYALTHSGLFAAGAAVAPVTDWHLYDTIYTERYMGLPAENRAAYEKSSVLPAAGHLHGPLLIQHGTSDDNVHMANTMALLQRFILAHETRVQFYPYPRKTHSIAGLPQQRSVFTRMLAFWRALFSPFSTYSHSS; encoded by the coding sequence ATGATCGACCGCGTCTCGTGGTCGCCCGACGGCCGGCGCTTCCTCTACGTCGCACGCAGCCAGGATCCAAATGAAAATCTCGCGCTGCTCGTCTACGACGTCGCCGCCGGCACGACGCGCGTTTGGCTGCGCAGTAAAACATTCGCGCGGACGCCCGAGGTGGCCGGCTGGTCGCCCGACGGAAAACGCGTCGCCCTCTTGGCGGCCGGCGATCTCTATGCGGCCGGCGCCGTAAACCCGCGCCCGCGCAAGATCGCGCAGGACGTGGACGAAGCGCAGTGGGCGCCGCACGGGGACGAGCTCGCCTATTCGCACGAGGCCGATCTCTACGTCGCCGCGGTCGGGCGCAGCGTAACGACGCGGCGGCTGACGCGCGGCGGCATACCGGACAAGCTGCTTAACGGCTCGCTCGACTGGGTCTATCCCGAGGAGCTCGGCATCGATCATGGTTTTCGCTGGTCGCCCGACGGCAGCGAGATCGCCTATCTCACGATGGACGAACGGCGCGTCACGAACTTTCCGATCGTCGATTTTCTCACCGTCAACAATCGAGTCGCGCACGAACGCTATCCGCTCGCCGGCGAAGCGAACCCGCGAGTTACGCTGCGCGTCGTTAGTGCCTCAACGGCAACGAGCCGCCTCGTTTACGACGCAGCAGCGCGCGATGAGTATCTGGCCAACTTCGACTGGGTTCCACACCGCGAGCTGCTGGAAGCCGAGCTATTGGACCGCCGGCAACGCGCGATGCGTGTCGAACTGTGGCGCGCAGCCCGCGGTGATCCGACTCAGCTCTACCGCCAAACATCCCCGACGTGGGTCGACGTGCAGCCGCTGCCCTTCTGGATCTCCGCCGGCCGCTCGATCTGGCTGCTCGATCGCCGCCGGGCCGCCGGCGTCTATTTGCGCGGCGCCGACGGATCGTTCCGCAAGCTCAGCGGCGAGTATCGCGTCTCGGAGATCTACGGGGCCGGCAAAGACGGCACGGCCTACGTTGCCGCCGCCTATCCGACTCGCCGCGACCAGTCGCTGCTTGCCATATCCCTTCAAGGTGCCGTTGCGAACCTGACGCCGCAGCGCGGATGGCATCAAACCGTGCCTTCGCCTGCCTTTAATCGGTTCGTCGATCGCTTTAGCGGTCTCAACGATCCGCCGCGGATGGATCTGGGCGAGATCCCGTCGGGCCCGGCGAAGAATCTGGTTGCCGAAAACGCTTCGCTCAAAGCCGCGCTGCTGCCGGCGCGAATGCTGCAGGTGCCCTCGGCGTACGGCCGGCTCGACGCCTTCGAGATCGATCCGCCGGGCTTCGACCCCGCCAAGAAGTGGCCGGTGGTCATGTATGTCTACGGCGGTCCGGATGCGCCCACTACAGCGGACCGTTTCACCGGCCTCTACGATCAGCTTTTGGCGCGCGAAGGGTTCATCGTTTTTTCAATTGATGGGCCCGCGTCGCAGGTCGACAGCGACGACAACGTCCGGCTGCTCTTTCATAATTTCGGGCCGGGCTCGCTGCTCGGTCAGGAGATCGGCGCAAAATATCTCAAGTCGTTGGCCTACGTTGATTCGCGGCGCATCGGCATCTGGGGCTGGAGCTTCGGCGGCTACGAGACCTGCTACGCGTTGACGCATAGCGGGCTCTTTGCGGCCGGCGCTGCCGTCGCGCCGGTGACGGATTGGCACCTCTACGACACGATCTACACCGAACGCTATATGGGGTTGCCGGCGGAAAACCGCGCCGCGTACGAAAAGAGCTCGGTCCTGCCGGCCGCCGGGCACCTTCACGGCCCCCTCCTGATCCAGCACGGCACCTCCGACGACAACGTCCATATGGCTAACACCATGGCCCTCTTGCAGCGCTTCATACTTGCACACGAGACGCGAGTTCAGTTTTATCCGTATCCGCGCAAGACGCACTCGATCGCCGGTCTGCCGCAGCAGCGGTCGGTTTTCACGAGGATGCTCGCCTTCTGGCGAGCGCTCTTTTCCCCGTTCTCCACTTACTCACACAGTTCGTGA